ATTTGGAAAATTGTCCCCTAAAGATGCTGTGATTAAGGCTAATGAAAAATTAAAAGAAGTTGAAGGGTACAGAATGAAAATAAATGCTCAAGTAACCATGAATGACATAAAACAACAGGTTGTTTTAATAGGAGAAGTAGCTAACCCTAATCAAGTTTACTTGAGTGGAAGTTTATCAGGGCTTAATATTGAAATTTACAAGAAAGAAAACAAAATCTTTATAAAAGATCCCATGAATAATAAGTGGATAGAAAGCGAAAATTTAGGTTTAGGAAATATGGATGGCATAATATCCACTCCAGAAAAAACGTTCAATGAATTGAATGATATGATTGTGGAGGCGGTATATCTTCCGGATGAACTAATAGAAGGAGTCAAGTGTAAAGTTATAGAATACGTCCCAGATAAGCAGAAATTAAAGGAGATATTTTTTGAAGATGAAAAAATAGATGAAATAAGTGACCTTGAAGCTAAATATAAAGTGTGGATAGGGGAAAAAGATTTTCTTATTCGCAAGTTGAGTATGGACCTTAAACTTAATTCATACGAAAATGAAGAGCAATCTATAAATATGGTAGTGCAGCTTTACGATTTCGGAAATAATGACATAAAGATAGAATATCCGAAAGATTTACCATTGCAATGAATATAATTAATTAGGGGAGGGTCTTAAAAATGGATCTTTCTAGAAAATCAAAGTGCATAAGTCCATCACCAACCCTAGCGGTTGATGCGAAGGCAAAACAGCTTAAAAGTGAAGGCCATGATGTTATAAGTTTTGGTGCAGGAGAACCTGACTTTGATACTCCCGATTTTATAAAATTTGCGGCGATTGAGGCAATTAATCAAGGGTTTACAAAATATACTCCCGTCGATGGTATACAGGAGCTTAAAAAGGCGATTTCTGAAGCGTTGAGGGAGGAAATAGGAGTTGATTACGAAGCCACCCAGGTTATTGTTTCTAACGGAGCGAAACACTGCCTTTTTAATGCCTTGTATTGCCTATGCGATGAGGGAGATGAGGTGTTAATACCATCGCCATACTGGGTAAGTTATCCGGAAATCGTGAAATTGTGCGGCGGAACACCGGTTTTTGTACCCACGTTCGAAAGCCAGGATTTTAAACTAAAAGCAGATAATATAAAACCACTCATCAATGAAAAGACGAAAGTTTTAATAATAAATAGTCCGAATAATCCAACGGGGAGTGTTTACACCCGCGAGGATTTGCTGGATATTGCCGAGTTAGCTTTAAAATACGATATATTTATCATTTCAGATGAAATTTACGACAAATTGGTTTACGATGGGGAAAGACATATAAGCATAGCTTCTCTAGGTAAAGAAATTTATAGTAATACTCTCGTGGTGAACGGTGTTTCTAAGGCTTATTCTATGACAGGCTGGAGAATCGGATACGCAGCAGGGCCAAAGGAACTCATTAAAGCCATGGCTGACTTTCAGAGCCATGCGACTTCTAACCCCAATTCGATAGCTCAAAAAGCGGCTTTGGAAGCTTTGAAAAACCCGGATAAAAAACAGGCTGTCAATAACATGGTAGAGGAATTTGCAAATAGGAGGAAGTACATGGTCGATAGGATAAACAATATAGATGGACTTTCTTGCCGTATGCCAAAGGGGGCATTTTATGTTATGATGAACGTTTCGAAAACCTTTGGAAAGTACATAGAAGGCAGAGTCATTAAAGATTCTACGACGTTTGCTGAGGCTTTGCTTGAAAAATACAAAGTAGCGGTCGTGCCTGGAATAGCTTTTGGAGCCGATGAATATGTAAGATTATCTTATGCTACATCTATGAAAAATATAAAAGAAGGGTTAGACCGTATTGAGCAATTTGTAATGGAGCTTTCATAAGCAGGGCTATTTTCCTGCTTTTTATTTTAATAATAAAGAAAAAAAAGGGGTTGAAGCGACGCTATGGAATCGAAACATTATTTTGAACATCCATTGACGAAAAGATATGCCAGTAAAGAAATGCTAATGAACTTTTCGCCTCACAAGAAATATATGACCTGGAGAAAACTGTGGATAGCTTTGGCGGAAGCAGAAAAAGAGCTAGGGCTTCCCATTACAGATGAACAGATTGAAGAGATGAAAGAACACGTAGACAAGATAAACTTCGAAGAAGCCGAAGAGTATGAAAAAGTCACAAGGCATGATGTTATGGCTCATATATGGGCTTTTGGAAAACAATGTCCAAAAGCTAAACCAATAATACACCTCGGGGCAACAAGTGCTTTTGTTGGCGATAATACAGATGTAATATTGATGAGGGATGGTCTTGCCATACTAAAGAAAAAATTGGTCAACATCATAGATAACTTGAAGAACTTTGCATTGCAATATAAGGATATGCCTACTTTAGGGTTTACTCATTTTCAACCGGCACAGCTCACCACTGTGGGCAAGAGGGCGTGCCTTTGGATTCAGGATCTTGTAATGGATCTATGGGATCTGGAACATGTAGAAGAGAATTTGAGATTAAGAGGTGTAAAGGGTACAACTGGAACGCAGGCTAGTTTCATGAAACTTTTTAACAATGATGAGGAAAAGGTAAAAAAACTTGATATAATGGTATCTAAAAAAATGGGTTTTGATAAAGTTTTTCCAGTTACAGGCCAGACATATCCGCGAAAACAAGATTCTCGAGTATTGAGGGTTCTGCAGTCAATAGCGGAAAGCGCTCATAAATTTGCGTGTGACATAAGATTGCTATCTAGCCTGAAAGAAATAGAGGAACCTTTTGAAGAAAACCAAATCGGTTCTTCGGCCATGGCATATAAAAGAAATCCCATGCGTTGTGAGCGCATGACCGCCTTGTGCCGCTATGTAATGATAAATGGACTGAATCCGTATTTTACAGCAGCCAATCAGTGGTTCGAAAGGACCCTTGACGATTCTGCCAACAGAAGACTGGTCATACCGGAGATGTTTTTGGCAACAGATGCAATTTTAAATATTTATATAAATGTGAGTCAGGGATTAGTAGTCAATTCTAAGGTGATAGAAAGGCACGTAATGGAGGAATTACCATTTATAGCCACTGAAAATATACTGATGGAAGCAGTAAAAAGAGGTGGAGATAGGCAGGAACTCCATGAGGCTTTGAGAAAACATTCCGTCGAAACTGCAGCAGAGGTGAAGGAGGGAAAACCTAATAATTTGATAGATAAAATTGTTGCTGATGCCAGGTTCAGGATGACCAAAGATGATATTGTAAAGATGGTGGATCCGTCAATCTTTGTTGGAAGAAGTTCAGGACAGGTAATCGAATTTGTCGAAGAGGTAGTAGACCCTATATTAAAAAAGTATGAGAAATCTTTGGGTATGAAAGTGGACCTTCAGGTATAAGATGATTTATATGGATTTTTATAAGAGGCCCCCTCGGTAATTGTGGAAAATAGTAGATTTGTTTTTCTTTGATAATAAAAAAATAATAGAGTAATTTCGGAAACAGTTAAAAATTCCCTGTAAAAAACTAACAAACCCAACAAAAAAACCGATAAAATACAACCCTTTACCAATTTAACTTATGGGATTCTAAATTCTAAGCTGCCAAAGCTTTACCCAAAACCTCAGCCCATATATCAAAATGTTCTTTTTTAGCCTTAGCAATCCAAGCATCAAGATGACAATTCATAGCAGCAAAATGAATAAACAAATACCAATTCTTGCGGCTTCTAACCCGAGAGCGCTCAATCTCATAATCATTCTTAATCCGTTTAAACGAGCGTTCCGAAGAAGACCGCATAGCATAGACCTTGCGCCAAGCCTTGGAATCCCTAGGAGTCTTAGTACAAATCCTCAAATCATCCTGAGGCTTAGTATAAACCGTAAACGTCAGACCTTAAAATACACACAGGATCATGTTTAACAGGTCGACCAATAGAGGAAAAACGCTGAGACAACAAATGAATAGCAGGGTCCAGATTCAAAAACCAGACCTTAGTCAAAGACCTGGAGAAAGACAAAAGCCTTTTTGAATCAACAGTCCATAGTAGAGGAACCTGCTTTTGTAAAAACTGTTTAAACTCAACATGAGAAGAACATTTAATAAGCATAAAAGAATCACCCTCATTTATTAGAAGTAATGGTAAAAAGTACCATCCACTTCAATTATGGGGGCGATCCGAAAAAATCAAGTATGATTTGAAGTAAATATTTGCGATAATTATGAGTATACAATACTTCGTGATATCTATAAATATCAGCTATTTTTGCAACAGAGACAAGTGGAGGTAAAAAAATAACAGCCCTCTTAAGAGGGTTTAATAATAAAGGAAACTGAGTTTCCGAAAATCTACCATAATAATATTGGGAGGGGTTTTTTTGCATACCTTGCCGGCAATTAAAGTCCAGTGCAAACCCGCGTATATCGAAGGTGTTGAAACATGTGAGGACGCTATGAAAACGCAAGAATGGAGCGGCGCGATGCTAGGAGTTAGGTGTCCGAAGTGTGATGAGTTGTTCTTTCTATTTTGCGCATACCAAAAAGACGACTTTGGAAATTTTAAAAAGATGTGGGGTTTTTGCACTAGCTGCGGGCACAGGTTTGAAGCTGTTGTTAATTAGTAGAAATTAAATAGTAATGATAATATACCCACCAACGCGATAAAAAGGTGGGTTTTCTTTTTTAGAAAATGATCTTATAATTTTAATTAAGGCTTTAAAGTAAAATTAAATAAAAAACCATATTAAGAAAAGGAGAATCCATTATGCCCACTTACGATTTCATCTGCGAAAATTGTGGTCATAAGTTCAGCGAGTTTGTTTCCTTGCGAGAAAAGGATAGCGTAAAATGTCCAGTATGTAATAGCAGAGCAAAACAACGATTTACTGGTTTTATGTACATGGGTAAGGGAGGTACCGAGTCAGGAGGTTGTAGCGGTTCGTGCGGAAGCTGCAGCGGATGCGGATAGGAAATAAAGCCACCTGCATGATTATGTATAACGTCTTGTGGAATAATAACTCTAGGAGGTGGATTTATGAAAGGTAATACCACAGGTTGGGTAGTAGCAGGTATAGGAGCAGTCGTTGCTG
The genomic region above belongs to Caldanaerovirga acetigignens and contains:
- the purB gene encoding adenylosuccinate lyase, with translation MESKHYFEHPLTKRYASKEMLMNFSPHKKYMTWRKLWIALAEAEKELGLPITDEQIEEMKEHVDKINFEEAEEYEKVTRHDVMAHIWAFGKQCPKAKPIIHLGATSAFVGDNTDVILMRDGLAILKKKLVNIIDNLKNFALQYKDMPTLGFTHFQPAQLTTVGKRACLWIQDLVMDLWDLEHVEENLRLRGVKGTTGTQASFMKLFNNDEEKVKKLDIMVSKKMGFDKVFPVTGQTYPRKQDSRVLRVLQSIAESAHKFACDIRLLSSLKEIEEPFEENQIGSSAMAYKRNPMRCERMTALCRYVMINGLNPYFTAANQWFERTLDDSANRRLVIPEMFLATDAILNIYINVSQGLVVNSKVIERHVMEELPFIATENILMEAVKRGGDRQELHEALRKHSVETAAEVKEGKPNNLIDKIVADARFRMTKDDIVKMVDPSIFVGRSSGQVIEFVEEVVDPILKKYEKSLGMKVDLQV
- a CDS encoding FmdB family zinc ribbon protein; its protein translation is MPTYDFICENCGHKFSEFVSLREKDSVKCPVCNSRAKQRFTGFMYMGKGGTESGGCSGSCGSCSGCG
- a CDS encoding pyridoxal phosphate-dependent aminotransferase, which gives rise to MDLSRKSKCISPSPTLAVDAKAKQLKSEGHDVISFGAGEPDFDTPDFIKFAAIEAINQGFTKYTPVDGIQELKKAISEALREEIGVDYEATQVIVSNGAKHCLFNALYCLCDEGDEVLIPSPYWVSYPEIVKLCGGTPVFVPTFESQDFKLKADNIKPLINEKTKVLIINSPNNPTGSVYTREDLLDIAELALKYDIFIISDEIYDKLVYDGERHISIASLGKEIYSNTLVVNGVSKAYSMTGWRIGYAAGPKELIKAMADFQSHATSNPNSIAQKAALEALKNPDKKQAVNNMVEEFANRRKYMVDRINNIDGLSCRMPKGAFYVMMNVSKTFGKYIEGRVIKDSTTFAEALLEKYKVAVVPGIAFGADEYVRLSYATSMKNIKEGLDRIEQFVMELS